A section of the Candidatus Thioglobus autotrophicus genome encodes:
- a CDS encoding TusE/DsrC/DsvC family sulfur relay protein codes for MVTIEVDNKKIELDPEGYLIYPEDWSHDVALELAGSEQLNLSEEYWVVFDFMRHYYDEHGVAPDVRHTTKQMAIDFGIDKKGAKAKLFTMFPYGYVKQACKVSGMKRPRGWSTG; via the coding sequence ATGGTGACTATAGAAGTAGATAATAAAAAAATAGAGCTAGATCCAGAAGGGTATTTGATCTATCCAGAAGATTGGAGTCATGATGTCGCACTTGAATTGGCTGGCTCAGAGCAACTAAATTTAAGCGAAGAGTATTGGGTGGTATTTGACTTTATGCGTCATTATTATGACGAGCATGGCGTGGCACCTGATGTGCGGCATACAACCAAGCAAATGGCGATTGATTTTGGTATTGACAAAAAAGGCGCCAAGGCAAAATTATTTACTATGTTTCCTTATGGTTACGTGAAACAGGCTTGTAAGGTCTCAGGTATGAAACGACCACGAGGCTGGAGTACTGGATAA
- the narH gene encoding nitrate reductase subunit beta, whose amino-acid sequence MKIRAQISMVLNLDKCIGCHTCSVTCKNIWTNRKGVEYAWFNNVESKPGIGFPKNWEDQGKWKGGWELAKGKLELKAGGRMSKLANIFANPDMPEIDDYYEPYDFKYHKLQSSPLLEAAPTARPVSQITGKDMDKIEWGPNWEDDLAGEFEKRSKDVNFKDIEKEMYKDFENTFHMYLPRLCNHCLNPACAASCPSGAIYKREEDGIVLVDQDKCRGWRMCVTGCPYKKVYYNWESGKSEKCIGCYPRIESGLPMACAESCVGRIRYVGVMLYDADKIGDTAATPNETDLYQEHLDVFMDPNDPEVIKQALEDGVPQSWIDAAQNSPVYKMVMDWKIAFPIHPEYRTLPMMWYVPPLSPVQSQIDKGTIQTSNGVIPTVDSVRFPAKYLANMFTAGDEKPIINSISKLLAMRAHQRFKSVDGTDGKEVLADAGLSVEQAEEMYQMLGIANYEDRFVIPTSHEEMRHEDPYGFQGQNGFSGGNTSSHGPDGGSGFSLFPSTRKKSFIPVENMPRHKSKES is encoded by the coding sequence ATGAAAATAAGAGCACAAATTTCAATGGTACTGAACCTAGACAAATGTATTGGTTGTCATACTTGTTCAGTTACTTGTAAAAATATTTGGACTAACCGTAAGGGTGTTGAATACGCTTGGTTTAATAATGTTGAATCTAAGCCGGGTATTGGCTTTCCTAAAAATTGGGAAGATCAAGGTAAATGGAAAGGTGGCTGGGAGCTTGCCAAAGGCAAGTTAGAACTTAAGGCAGGCGGACGTATGAGTAAACTGGCCAATATCTTTGCCAATCCTGATATGCCGGAAATTGATGATTACTATGAGCCTTATGATTTTAAATATCATAAGTTGCAGTCATCACCGCTACTTGAAGCGGCACCAACAGCGCGCCCTGTCTCGCAAATTACAGGTAAGGATATGGACAAGATTGAATGGGGTCCTAACTGGGAAGATGATCTTGCAGGTGAGTTTGAAAAGCGTTCTAAAGATGTCAATTTCAAAGATATTGAAAAAGAGATGTACAAGGACTTTGAGAATACATTCCATATGTATCTTCCACGTCTTTGCAACCATTGTCTTAATCCAGCTTGTGCTGCGTCTTGTCCATCGGGTGCAATCTATAAGCGTGAAGAAGATGGTATTGTTTTAGTTGATCAAGACAAATGTCGCGGTTGGAGAATGTGTGTTACTGGCTGCCCTTATAAGAAGGTTTATTACAATTGGGAATCAGGAAAATCTGAAAAATGTATTGGTTGTTATCCACGCATTGAGTCTGGCTTGCCAATGGCGTGTGCAGAATCATGTGTAGGACGTATTCGTTATGTGGGCGTTATGTTGTACGATGCGGATAAAATTGGTGATACTGCTGCAACACCTAATGAAACAGACCTATACCAAGAGCATTTAGATGTATTTATGGATCCAAATGATCCAGAAGTAATCAAACAAGCTTTGGAGGACGGTGTACCACAATCATGGATTGATGCTGCTCAAAACTCTCCAGTTTATAAAATGGTCATGGACTGGAAGATTGCTTTCCCAATTCACCCTGAGTACAGAACTTTGCCAATGATGTGGTATGTTCCGCCTTTATCTCCGGTTCAATCTCAGATTGATAAGGGTACGATTCAAACATCAAATGGCGTTATTCCAACAGTTGATTCTGTACGTTTTCCTGCGAAGTATTTAGCTAATATGTTTACTGCAGGCGATGAGAAGCCAATTATCAACTCGATTAGTAAGCTACTCGCTATGAGAGCTCATCAACGCTTTAAATCAGTTGATGGAACGGATGGTAAAGAGGTATTGGCAGATGCAGGTTTGAGTGTTGAACAGGCAGAAGAGATGTATCAGATGTTAGGTATTGCAAACTATGAAGATCGTTTTGTTATTCCAACTTCACACGAAGAGATGCGTCATGAAGACCCGTACGGTTTCCAGGGTCAAAATGGTTTTTCTGGTGGTAATACTAGTTCTCATGGTCCAGATGGTGGATCTGGGTTTAGCTTATTCCCATCAACCCGTAAAAAGTCATTTATTCCAGTAGAAAATATGCCTAGGCATAAAAGTAAGGAGAGTTAA
- a CDS encoding NarK/NasA family nitrate transporter encodes MAKDIKSWNPDDSSEWESTGKAIATRNLWISIPSLLAGFATWLMWGIITVQMMNTGYGGFDKSQLFTLAAIAGLSGATLRIPSTFFIRLAGGRNTIFLTTSLLILPALGLGMALSTPDTPFWQFQLLALLSGFGGGNFASSMSNISFFFPKKIQGYSLGMNAGLGNFGVTTMQIVIPLVMTLAVMGNPTELQIASGTLIGKIPAGTDTYLQNAGYVWLIILIPLSIASWMGMNNITEDHVSPNIGSTMGAFIKIIVMLILGLSTAAFGLWLMLPEVASGSGLMISKWVVLPIIIALTVLLLKLLPLGKDYKDGLKRQYKIFENKHTWAMTIIYVMTFGSFIGYAATLALSIKVIFGFQHIMVDGIMTHNTVNPNGPSALTYAWMGAFVGALIRPIGGMIADKIGGAKVTQIISAVMVASALGVAYYMKQAYASATPEEFFWPFLILFVVLFAMTGLGNGSTFRTISQVFNKEQAGPVLGWTSAVAAYGAFIIPKVFGEQIKLTTPENALYGFAVFYALCMVINWWFYLRKNAEFHNP; translated from the coding sequence ATGGCTAAAGACATAAAAAGCTGGAATCCGGATGATTCATCCGAGTGGGAAAGCACAGGTAAGGCGATAGCTACCCGCAATTTGTGGATTTCTATCCCAAGCTTGCTGGCAGGTTTTGCCACGTGGTTGATGTGGGGTATTATTACCGTGCAAATGATGAATACGGGTTATGGTGGTTTTGATAAATCCCAGTTATTCACACTAGCAGCGATTGCTGGTTTATCGGGCGCAACACTACGTATCCCTTCAACATTCTTTATTCGTCTAGCAGGTGGTAGAAATACTATCTTCTTAACAACCTCGCTATTGATATTACCAGCCTTGGGTTTGGGTATGGCATTATCAACACCAGATACGCCTTTTTGGCAATTCCAGTTATTGGCATTGTTATCTGGCTTTGGTGGTGGTAATTTTGCTTCTTCAATGTCAAACATCTCTTTCTTCTTTCCTAAAAAAATCCAGGGTTATTCATTGGGCATGAATGCAGGTTTGGGTAACTTTGGTGTAACAACCATGCAAATCGTTATTCCTTTAGTGATGACACTAGCAGTTATGGGAAATCCAACCGAGCTGCAGATTGCTTCAGGAACCTTGATTGGTAAAATTCCTGCAGGTACAGACACCTATTTACAAAATGCAGGTTATGTTTGGCTGATTATCTTAATTCCATTGTCAATCGCATCATGGATGGGGATGAATAATATTACCGAAGATCATGTATCTCCAAATATTGGCTCAACCATGGGTGCTTTTATTAAGATTATCGTTATGTTAATTTTAGGTCTTTCAACAGCGGCATTTGGTTTATGGTTGATGTTGCCTGAAGTTGCATCTGGATCAGGACTAATGATTAGTAAATGGGTAGTATTACCAATAATCATTGCACTAACAGTGTTGTTACTTAAGTTGTTACCACTAGGTAAAGATTATAAAGATGGACTTAAGCGTCAATATAAGATTTTTGAAAATAAGCACACATGGGCAATGACAATCATTTATGTGATGACATTCGGATCTTTTATTGGCTACGCTGCAACGCTAGCCTTGTCAATTAAAGTAATTTTTGGTTTTCAGCATATTATGGTTGATGGCATCATGACACATAATACGGTTAATCCAAATGGCCCTTCGGCATTAACTTATGCTTGGATGGGTGCCTTTGTTGGTGCGCTTATTCGCCCAATTGGCGGCATGATTGCCGATAAGATTGGTGGCGCAAAAGTGACACAAATTATCTCAGCAGTGATGGTTGCTTCAGCTTTAGGCGTGGCTTATTACATGAAGCAGGCTTACGCTAGTGCTACACCAGAAGAATTCTTTTGGCCATTCTTAATCTTATTTGTGGTCTTGTTTGCAATGACCGGTTTGGGTAATGGATCGACCTTTAGAACTATTTCACAAGTGTTTAATAAAGAGCAAGCTGGCCCAGTTCTGGGTTGGACATCTGCGGTAGCAGCTTACGGTGCTTTTATCATTCCTAAAGTGTTTGGTGAGCAAATTAAGCTAACGACACCTGAGAACGCTTTATATGGTTTCGCGGTGTTCTATGCACTTTGCATGGTGATTAACTGGTGGTTCTACTTGCGTAAAAACGCTGAGTTTCATAATCCATAG
- a CDS encoding nitrate reductase subunit alpha — protein MSHFLDRLKYLSRKKSTFSKGHGIVTGEDRAWEDTYRNRWRHDKVVRSTHGVNCTGGCSWQIFVKNGLVSYEMQQTDYPRTREDLPNHEPRGCQRGASFSWYLYSPHRIKYPLVRGRLLDLYRAERATGKDPVESWEAIQADKAKRDSYVSVRGLGGFVRGNWDEVVEMTAAANVYTIKKYGPDRIYGFSPIPAMSMISYAAGSRYLSMIGAGVGSFYDWYCDLPPASPQVWGEQTDVPESADWYNSKYIIICGANLPMTRTPDAHFMTESRYNGTKIVSMAPDYAEYVKFADLWMPVKQGTDAAAFMAMGHVALKEFHVDKQDPYFAEYARSFTDFPMQVILEEVNGKLVTGRFLRASDFDKNMGEDNNPEWKTVVFDSKSNTFVSPNGSIGYRWGEEGKWNILEQANGKDIEQELSCIDNSDAVIDVTFPHFNPEEGDTLVRKIPVRKLTLTDGKEVMVTSVCDLQIAQYGIDRGLGDNLATSYDDESVPYTPAWAAKITGVPAADLERTGREFADNASKTRGKSMVILGAAINHWYHNDMNYRGIMNLLHMCGCVGQSGGGWAHYVGQEKLRPQAGWAPIAFGLDWNRPPRHMASTTYWYFHTDQWRYERVEADELLASTAKAKYKGNQLADYNVAAQRMGWTPSIPQFDQNPLELAKEAEAAGATDEAAVSDYVANKLKSGDLNFAYEDIDAEENFPRNLFVWRANLIGSSSKGHEYFLKHLLGSQNGVLAEGTEGEACKEIKWHEKAPVGKLDLMVDINFRLNSTGAYSDIVLPTATWYEKADLNTTDMHPFIHPLGKAVDPAWESKSDWQIFKTIAKKFSELSEKHLGVQKDVVSLPMQHDTPMAMAQPFGEVKDWKKGECDLIPGKTAPIFKVVERDYPSTYAKYIALGPLMKTIGNNIKGIDWNTDHEVDELAVLNGVIKEEGVSKGMPSLAEDIHVCDAVMRMAPETNGEVAHKSWSGQSKKTGIDHSHLYKGRQDEKITYRDIVSQPRKIITAPTWSGIESEEVSYNACYTNLHEKIPLRTLTGRAQFYQDHEWMLDFGEGFCAYKPAIDMKTHNNIPKNVKNKPHLVLNWITPHSKWGIHSTYQDNLRMLTLFRGGPYFWISEEDAKSVGLEDNDWVEAVNDNGATTARVVVSQRVPNGMAMMYHAQEKIVNVPGSPTTGKRGGILNAVTRTVPKPTHMIGGYAQLSYSFNYYGTVGSNRDEYVIVHKIEDQDVDWLEEPLTPEREAQKNPPGINN, from the coding sequence ATGAGTCATTTTTTAGACAGACTTAAATATCTTAGTCGTAAAAAATCAACCTTTTCTAAAGGACATGGTATTGTTACTGGTGAGGATCGAGCATGGGAAGACACCTATCGTAATCGCTGGCGTCATGATAAGGTGGTTCGATCAACACATGGTGTGAATTGTACGGGTGGTTGTTCATGGCAGATTTTTGTAAAAAATGGCCTTGTATCATATGAAATGCAACAAACGGATTATCCACGTACTCGTGAAGATCTTCCAAATCACGAGCCTCGCGGTTGTCAACGTGGCGCCTCATTCTCTTGGTACTTATACTCTCCACACCGTATAAAATATCCATTGGTTCGTGGTCGTCTACTTGATTTATACCGCGCTGAACGCGCTACCGGAAAAGATCCAGTAGAATCTTGGGAAGCGATTCAAGCTGATAAAGCTAAGCGCGATTCTTATGTTAGTGTTCGTGGTCTAGGCGGGTTCGTTCGTGGAAACTGGGATGAAGTGGTTGAAATGACAGCTGCTGCAAATGTCTACACGATTAAAAAATATGGCCCTGACCGTATTTATGGTTTTTCTCCAATTCCTGCTATGAGTATGATTTCATACGCTGCTGGATCTAGATACTTATCTATGATTGGCGCAGGTGTGGGCTCGTTCTATGATTGGTACTGTGACTTGCCACCAGCTTCTCCACAAGTATGGGGCGAGCAGACTGACGTACCTGAGTCAGCTGATTGGTACAACTCTAAATATATTATTATTTGTGGTGCAAACCTACCAATGACACGTACACCAGACGCACACTTTATGACAGAGTCGCGTTATAACGGTACCAAAATTGTTTCAATGGCACCTGATTATGCAGAATATGTGAAGTTTGCTGATCTTTGGATGCCAGTTAAGCAAGGTACAGATGCAGCTGCATTTATGGCCATGGGTCATGTTGCATTAAAAGAATTCCACGTTGATAAGCAAGATCCGTATTTTGCTGAATATGCGCGTAGTTTTACTGACTTCCCAATGCAGGTTATCCTAGAAGAGGTTAACGGAAAATTGGTTACGGGTCGTTTCCTTCGTGCTTCGGACTTTGACAAGAATATGGGTGAAGATAACAACCCTGAATGGAAGACAGTTGTTTTCGATTCCAAATCAAATACCTTTGTTTCTCCAAACGGATCAATTGGTTATCGTTGGGGTGAAGAGGGTAAATGGAATATTTTAGAGCAGGCTAATGGTAAAGATATTGAACAAGAGCTTAGTTGTATTGATAATTCTGATGCAGTTATCGATGTAACTTTCCCACACTTTAACCCAGAAGAGGGTGATACATTAGTTCGTAAGATTCCAGTGCGTAAATTAACACTTACTGATGGTAAAGAAGTAATGGTTACATCAGTTTGTGATTTACAAATTGCACAATACGGTATTGATCGTGGCTTGGGTGATAACTTAGCTACTTCATACGATGATGAAAGTGTTCCTTACACACCAGCATGGGCTGCCAAAATTACAGGCGTTCCAGCTGCTGACTTAGAAAGAACAGGTCGTGAATTTGCTGATAATGCTTCGAAAACTCGAGGCAAGTCAATGGTTATTTTAGGTGCGGCGATTAATCACTGGTACCACAATGACATGAATTACCGCGGCATTATGAATCTACTGCATATGTGTGGCTGTGTTGGCCAATCAGGTGGTGGTTGGGCTCACTATGTGGGGCAAGAGAAATTACGTCCTCAAGCAGGTTGGGCGCCAATTGCATTTGGTTTGGATTGGAATAGACCGCCACGTCACATGGCCTCAACAACTTACTGGTATTTCCATACAGATCAGTGGCGTTATGAGCGTGTTGAAGCGGACGAATTATTAGCATCAACTGCTAAAGCTAAATACAAGGGTAATCAATTAGCCGACTATAACGTTGCAGCGCAACGTATGGGTTGGACACCTTCGATACCACAATTTGATCAAAACCCGTTAGAACTTGCTAAAGAGGCTGAAGCGGCGGGTGCAACCGATGAAGCGGCAGTATCAGATTATGTTGCTAATAAGCTTAAAAGTGGTGATTTGAATTTTGCTTATGAAGATATCGATGCAGAGGAAAACTTCCCTCGTAACTTATTCGTATGGCGAGCTAACTTAATTGGTAGCTCATCTAAAGGTCATGAGTACTTCCTTAAACATTTACTAGGTTCACAAAATGGTGTACTTGCTGAAGGCACAGAAGGTGAAGCTTGTAAAGAAATTAAGTGGCATGAAAAAGCACCAGTCGGTAAGTTGGACTTAATGGTCGATATTAACTTCCGATTGAATTCAACAGGTGCTTATTCTGATATTGTCTTACCAACAGCAACTTGGTATGAAAAAGCCGATCTTAATACGACAGATATGCATCCATTTATCCATCCATTGGGTAAGGCAGTTGATCCAGCTTGGGAGTCTAAGTCTGATTGGCAAATCTTTAAAACCATTGCTAAAAAATTCTCAGAATTATCAGAGAAGCATTTAGGTGTACAAAAAGATGTGGTATCTCTACCAATGCAACACGATACACCAATGGCTATGGCTCAACCTTTCGGTGAGGTAAAAGATTGGAAGAAAGGTGAGTGTGATTTAATTCCAGGTAAGACGGCGCCAATTTTTAAAGTCGTTGAAAGAGACTATCCAAGTACATATGCTAAATATATTGCTCTAGGTCCTCTAATGAAGACTATTGGTAATAACATCAAGGGTATTGATTGGAATACCGATCATGAAGTTGATGAACTTGCAGTATTGAATGGTGTTATTAAAGAAGAGGGTGTTTCTAAAGGCATGCCGTCACTCGCTGAAGATATTCATGTGTGTGATGCGGTAATGCGTATGGCACCTGAAACTAATGGTGAAGTGGCGCATAAATCGTGGTCTGGTCAATCTAAGAAAACAGGTATTGATCATTCACACCTTTATAAAGGCCGTCAAGATGAGAAGATTACTTACAGAGATATTGTATCTCAACCACGTAAGATTATTACCGCACCAACTTGGTCTGGTATCGAATCTGAAGAGGTGAGTTACAATGCTTGTTACACCAATCTTCATGAGAAAATTCCTTTGAGAACATTAACAGGTCGTGCACAATTCTATCAAGATCATGAATGGATGCTAGACTTTGGTGAAGGTTTCTGTGCTTATAAGCCAGCAATCGACATGAAGACGCATAACAACATTCCTAAGAATGTTAAAAATAAACCTCACTTAGTGTTGAACTGGATTACACCACACTCAAAATGGGGTATTCATTCAACCTATCAAGATAACTTAAGAATGTTGACGCTTTTCCGTGGCGGTCCATACTTCTGGATTTCTGAAGAAGATGCTAAGTCAGTTGGTCTTGAGGATAACGATTGGGTGGAAGCGGTTAACGATAACGGCGCAACAACTGCAAGAGTAGTTGTTTCACAAAGAGTACCAAATGGTATGGCGATGATGTATCACGCTCAAGAAAAGATTGTTAACGTTCCAGGGTCTCCAACTACAGGAAAACGTGGTGGTATTTTGAATGCAGTAACAAGAACGGTGCCTAAGCCAACTCATATGATTGGTGGCTATGCGCAACTATCTTACTCATTTAACTACTACGGCACAGTGGGATCAAATCGCGATGAATACGTTATTGTTCATAAGATTGAAGATCAAGATGTTGATTGGTTAGAAGAGCCGTTGACGCCAGAAAGAGAGGCTCAGAAGAATCCTCCAGGCATCAACAATTAA
- the narI gene encoding respiratory nitrate reductase subunit gamma, with amino-acid sequence MSLDNFLFGVYPYIAGVVFILGSWIRFDREQYTWKADSSQLLGNKGMVMASNLFHVGILGIFFGHAAGMLLPHSWWQLVATDVQHQYIAIYAGMVFGGMAAIGAALLFYRRMTNERVKAVSRFRDNFVIFWLLVTATLGLNTIFGSLHHAESGDVSTMLVLAEYVKSIATLSVDPTLLTGVSYTYKLHMLFGMTLFLVFPFTRLVHVWSVPLAYLMRPYQIVRTKRIKTHL; translated from the coding sequence ATGAGTTTAGATAACTTTTTATTTGGGGTTTATCCCTATATCGCTGGCGTAGTTTTTATTCTAGGAAGCTGGATTCGATTTGATCGAGAACAGTACACTTGGAAAGCAGATTCGTCTCAGCTACTTGGTAATAAAGGCATGGTTATGGCCAGCAATTTATTTCATGTTGGTATTTTGGGTATTTTCTTTGGACATGCGGCAGGCATGTTGTTGCCGCATAGTTGGTGGCAGTTAGTGGCAACCGACGTTCAACATCAGTACATTGCTATTTATGCAGGCATGGTGTTTGGTGGTATGGCGGCTATTGGTGCTGCCCTTCTTTTTTATCGTCGCATGACAAACGAGCGCGTGAAAGCGGTGAGTCGTTTTAGAGATAATTTTGTGATTTTTTGGCTACTGGTCACTGCAACATTAGGTCTTAATACGATTTTTGGTTCACTACATCATGCTGAGTCGGGAGACGTATCAACTATGCTGGTGTTGGCTGAATATGTAAAGAGTATTGCCACATTAAGTGTTGATCCAACTTTGTTAACAGGCGTTTCGTATACTTATAAGTTGCATATGTTATTTGGCATGACGTTATTTTTAGTATTTCCGTTCACACGTTTGGTGCACGTTTGGTCAGTGCCATTAGCTTATTTAATGCGCCCTTATCAAATTGTTAGAACAAAACGGATTAAGACCCATCTATAA
- the narJ gene encoding nitrate reductase molybdenum cofactor assembly chaperone: protein MQIFKVISKLIDYPNKELMENLDSVIEFVKDSSEIDDSEKEAVMEFISWMGVHTETGLQQTYVETFDMVPEHDLHITHHIFGDDNNRGPALIDLSEHYKGEGFEVNDGEIPDFLPLILEYVSTLSEMESRIFLGDAKKVIKVIADNLEEAQSPYSKLIRIVEKRSYLAEAA, encoded by the coding sequence ATGCAAATATTTAAAGTTATATCAAAACTTATTGATTATCCAAATAAAGAGTTGATGGAAAATTTGGATTCGGTGATTGAATTTGTGAAAGATTCATCAGAAATTGATGATAGCGAGAAAGAGGCTGTCATGGAATTTATCTCTTGGATGGGGGTACATACAGAAACAGGCCTGCAGCAAACCTATGTCGAAACATTTGACATGGTGCCAGAGCACGATCTACATATCACACACCATATTTTTGGTGATGATAATAATCGTGGCCCTGCCTTGATTGATTTATCTGAGCATTATAAAGGCGAAGGTTTTGAGGTAAATGATGGAGAAATTCCTGATTTTCTACCTTTGATTTTAGAATATGTATCAACGTTAAGCGAAATGGAATCACGCATATTCTTAGGTGATGCCAAGAAAGTCATTAAGGTGATAGCGGACAATTTGGAAGAGGCTCAAAGTCCTTATTCTAAGTTGATTAGAATTGTTGAGAAGCGCAGCTATTTAGCTGAAGCAGCATAA